One part of the Herbiconiux aconitum genome encodes these proteins:
- a CDS encoding PucR family transcriptional regulator: MERTKAQTLAWLRTISGELSTATIKRLDQTLPWYGDMPPGRRSAVGLVAQAGIKSFIQWYDDPTTTTWIAADVFGAAPRELLRSVSLQQTLQLIRVVVEVVEERVAGAEASLREAILLYSREIAFAAADVYARAAEARGLWDARLEALVVDSILSGEYDDELPSRIAALGWHGHGEVSVLVGTTPRQLDVDQLRRTARHLNADLLIGVQGGRLVLVIGRAHPVNGNPLDAGTPDGATDAPAATSAAASSSTPAPENAGVVDDAPANGSEPMLSFLDIAKQLEPGFGPGFLVLGHEVPSLVEASRSAKAALAGFAVARAWRNAPRPMLADDLLPERALAGDPLARSTLVNRVYRPLQDQSPELMTTLWCYLDNGRSLEATARELFVHPNTVRYRLKRVTQVIGWDATGAREALILQSALILGSMNDHEPPGHRR, from the coding sequence ATGGAACGCACGAAGGCGCAGACCCTCGCGTGGCTTCGCACCATCTCGGGTGAGCTCTCGACCGCGACGATCAAGCGACTCGACCAGACGCTGCCCTGGTATGGCGACATGCCACCAGGGCGGCGTTCGGCCGTGGGTCTCGTGGCGCAGGCCGGCATCAAGTCGTTCATCCAGTGGTACGACGACCCGACCACCACCACCTGGATCGCCGCCGACGTGTTCGGCGCTGCGCCCAGGGAACTCCTCCGCTCGGTCAGCCTGCAGCAGACGCTGCAGCTGATCCGCGTCGTGGTCGAGGTCGTCGAGGAGCGAGTCGCCGGGGCGGAAGCATCGCTCCGCGAAGCGATCCTGCTGTATTCCCGCGAGATCGCCTTCGCAGCGGCCGACGTCTACGCCCGGGCCGCCGAAGCCCGCGGCCTCTGGGACGCCCGGCTCGAAGCCCTCGTGGTCGACTCCATCCTGAGCGGCGAGTACGACGACGAGCTGCCCAGCCGTATCGCTGCTCTCGGCTGGCACGGCCACGGCGAGGTCAGCGTGCTGGTGGGCACCACCCCGCGTCAGCTCGACGTCGATCAGCTGCGCCGCACCGCCCGCCACCTCAACGCCGACCTGCTGATCGGGGTGCAGGGCGGCCGGCTCGTGCTCGTGATCGGACGCGCGCATCCGGTGAATGGAAATCCGCTCGACGCAGGGACGCCGGACGGGGCGACGGATGCGCCGGCAGCGACGTCGGCAGCCGCATCCTCATCGACGCCGGCGCCGGAGAATGCCGGCGTCGTCGACGATGCTCCCGCGAACGGCAGTGAGCCGATGCTCTCCTTCCTCGACATCGCGAAGCAGCTCGAACCAGGCTTCGGCCCCGGCTTTCTCGTGCTGGGCCACGAGGTGCCGAGCCTCGTCGAGGCCTCGCGGAGCGCCAAGGCCGCCCTGGCCGGCTTCGCGGTGGCGCGCGCCTGGCGCAACGCCCCGCGCCCGATGCTCGCCGACGACCTGCTGCCCGAGCGCGCCCTCGCCGGCGATCCGCTCGCCCGCTCCACGCTGGTCAACCGGGTCTACCGCCCATTGCAAGACCAGTCGCCCGAGCTCATGACGACGCTCTGGTGCTATCTCGACAACGGCCGCTCCCTCGAAGCCACCGCCCGTGAGCTGTTCGTGCACCCGAACACGGTGCGGTACCGCTTGAAGCGGGTCACCCAGGTGATCGGGTGGGACGCCACGGGCGCTCGCGAGGCCCTCATCCTGCAATCCGCGCTCATCCTGGGGTCGATGAACGACCACGAGCCCCCCGGGCACCGCCGCTGA
- a CDS encoding ACP S-malonyltransferase, with product MIVVVCPGQGSQTPGFLAPWIADPEYRTTVEELGEAAEVDLVTHGTVSDADTIRDTAVAQPLIVAAGLLTLSALFADGRRERIAGIAGHSVGEITAAVGADILSPAEAMLFVGERGRAMAEAAALTSTGMSAVVGGDEHELLALFDEVGVLPANYNGGGQIVVAGEPAALALLAERAPRGVRVIPLPVAGAFHTHYMDSAVDHLKAVAASLEPVDPTLTIWTNHDGSIVESGDRFLELLVGQVSSPVRWDRDMAAFEAAGVTGIIEVAPAGALTGLAKRALKGVPAVAVKTPDDLAAAFDLIDQVA from the coding sequence ATGATCGTCGTCGTATGTCCTGGACAGGGCTCGCAGACCCCCGGCTTCCTCGCGCCGTGGATCGCCGACCCCGAGTACCGCACCACCGTCGAGGAGCTCGGCGAAGCCGCCGAGGTCGACCTCGTGACCCACGGCACCGTGAGCGACGCCGACACCATCCGCGACACCGCTGTCGCGCAGCCACTCATCGTGGCAGCCGGTCTCCTCACACTGAGCGCGTTGTTCGCCGACGGACGCCGTGAGCGGATCGCCGGCATCGCGGGGCACTCGGTGGGCGAGATCACAGCGGCGGTGGGGGCGGACATCCTGAGCCCCGCCGAGGCGATGCTCTTCGTCGGCGAACGAGGCCGCGCGATGGCGGAGGCTGCGGCTCTCACCAGCACCGGCATGAGCGCCGTCGTCGGGGGCGACGAGCACGAACTGCTCGCCCTCTTCGACGAGGTGGGCGTGCTTCCGGCGAACTACAACGGCGGTGGCCAGATCGTGGTGGCCGGCGAGCCGGCGGCCCTCGCTCTGCTCGCCGAGCGCGCCCCGCGCGGCGTGCGGGTCATCCCGCTCCCCGTGGCCGGCGCCTTCCACACCCACTACATGGACTCCGCGGTCGACCATCTGAAGGCCGTCGCAGCATCGCTCGAGCCCGTCGACCCGACCCTCACGATCTGGACCAACCACGACGGTTCGATCGTCGAGAGCGGCGACCGATTCCTCGAACTGCTGGTCGGCCAGGTGTCGTCGCCGGTGCGGTGGGATCGCGACATGGCGGCCTTCGAGGCAGCCGGCGTCACCGGCATCATCGAGGTCGCTCCGGCGGGCGCCCTCACGGGCCTCGCCAAGCGTGCCCTCAAGGGTGTTCCGGCGGTCGCGGTGAAGACACCCGACGATCTGGCTGCCGCCTTCGACCTCATCGACCAGGTCGCCTGA
- a CDS encoding beta-ketoacyl-ACP synthase III — MTHAPLKQATGPQFTRIYAIGAARGDLSVPNDDLVGPIDSSDEWIRQRTGIIERKRASHDVFAVDLAEAAAKEAIEGAGIMPSQIGAILVSTISNPVITPSLATQVAERIDAPFAAAYDISAACAGYAYGIGQADSLIRAGMAEYVLVIGAEKLSEYVNPADRSISFLLGDGAGAAVVGPSDFAGISPTIWGSDATKRDEIHMTGTSIQFRDQETEWPTLWQNGQVVFRWAVWEMVKVAKEALDAAGVTVDDLAAFIPHQANMRIIDEFAKQLKLPETVAIGRDIETTGNTSAASIPLATHRLLAEDPSLSGGLALQIGFGAGLVYGAQVVVLP, encoded by the coding sequence ATGACCCACGCCCCCCTGAAGCAGGCCACCGGCCCGCAGTTCACCCGTATCTACGCGATCGGTGCCGCCCGCGGCGACCTCTCGGTGCCCAACGACGACCTGGTGGGCCCGATCGACTCCTCCGACGAGTGGATCCGCCAGCGCACCGGCATCATCGAGCGCAAGCGCGCCTCGCACGACGTGTTCGCCGTCGACCTCGCCGAGGCGGCCGCCAAGGAGGCGATCGAGGGCGCCGGCATCATGCCGTCGCAGATCGGCGCCATCCTGGTGTCCACGATCAGCAACCCCGTCATCACCCCGTCGCTCGCGACCCAGGTGGCCGAGCGGATCGACGCCCCGTTCGCCGCCGCCTACGACATCAGCGCGGCCTGCGCCGGCTACGCCTACGGCATCGGACAGGCCGACTCGCTCATCCGTGCGGGCATGGCCGAGTACGTTCTCGTGATCGGGGCCGAGAAGCTCTCCGAGTACGTGAACCCGGCCGACCGCTCCATCTCCTTCCTCCTCGGCGACGGCGCCGGGGCGGCGGTCGTGGGCCCCAGCGATTTCGCGGGCATCTCCCCCACCATCTGGGGCTCGGATGCGACCAAGCGCGACGAGATCCACATGACCGGCACGAGCATCCAGTTCCGCGACCAGGAGACCGAGTGGCCGACGCTCTGGCAGAACGGCCAGGTCGTGTTCCGCTGGGCGGTATGGGAGATGGTGAAGGTCGCCAAGGAGGCGCTCGACGCAGCCGGCGTCACGGTCGACGACCTCGCCGCGTTCATCCCGCACCAGGCCAACATGCGCATCATCGACGAGTTCGCGAAGCAGCTGAAGCTGCCCGAGACCGTCGCGATCGGCCGCGACATCGAGACCACAGGAAACACCTCGGCCGCCTCGATCCCGCTCGCCACCCACCGGCTGCTGGCCGAGGATCCGTCACTCTCGGGCGGTCTCGCCCTGCAGATCGGCTTCGGCGCGGGCCTCGTGTACGGCGCCCAGGTCGTGGTGCTGCCTTAG
- a CDS encoding acyl carrier protein, with protein MALSTEEVLAGLAELINDETGIATDTVELDKSFTDDLDIDSISMMTIVVNAEEKFDVKIPDEEVKNLKTVGDAVTFIVSAQG; from the coding sequence ATGGCATTGTCCACCGAAGAAGTACTGGCCGGACTGGCTGAGCTCATCAACGACGAGACCGGCATCGCGACCGACACTGTCGAGCTGGACAAGTCCTTCACCGACGATCTCGACATCGACTCCATCTCGATGATGACGATCGTCGTCAACGCCGAAGAGAAGTTCGACGTCAAGATCCCCGACGAAGAGGTCAAGAACCTCAAGACCGTCGGCGACGCCGTGACCTTCATCGTCTCGGCACAGGGCTAG
- a CDS encoding beta-ketoacyl-[acyl-carrier-protein] synthase family protein gives MSTKKIVVTGIGATSPLGGTAVESWKNLLAGQSGATTLEQDWVAELELPVTFAAQARVPANEVLERIETKRLDPGSQFALIAARDAWADAGSPDVVPERFGVDWATGIGGVWTLLDAWDTLRERGPRRVLPMTVPMLMPNGPAAAIEMALGARAGARTVVSACASSTESIVNAYDHLQAGYADIIIAGGSEAAIHPLPIASFAAMQALSKRNDDPATASRPYDLTRDGFVLGEGGAALVLETEEHALARGAKIYAELLGGAVTSDAYHITAPDPEGSAAARAMIAAVANAGYSLDDVQHINAHATSTPVGDIAEYKALLHTFGDRLHDIPVSATKASTGHLLGGAGGIEAIFTVMALHDRLAPPTINLSEQDPDIPLDVVREPRALPAGDVLAISNSFGFGGHNAVVAFKTA, from the coding sequence ATGAGCACGAAGAAGATCGTCGTCACCGGTATCGGGGCCACCAGCCCCCTCGGCGGCACCGCAGTCGAGAGCTGGAAGAACCTGCTCGCCGGGCAGTCCGGTGCCACCACCCTCGAGCAGGACTGGGTGGCCGAACTCGAGTTGCCGGTGACCTTCGCGGCTCAGGCCCGTGTTCCCGCCAACGAGGTGCTCGAGCGCATCGAGACCAAGCGTCTCGACCCGGGCAGCCAATTCGCGCTCATCGCCGCGCGCGACGCGTGGGCGGATGCCGGCTCACCCGACGTGGTTCCGGAGCGCTTCGGCGTCGACTGGGCCACCGGCATCGGCGGCGTCTGGACGCTGCTGGATGCGTGGGACACGTTGCGCGAGCGCGGCCCGCGCCGCGTGCTGCCGATGACCGTGCCGATGCTCATGCCGAACGGCCCGGCCGCGGCGATCGAGATGGCGCTGGGCGCTCGGGCCGGTGCACGCACCGTCGTCTCGGCCTGCGCCTCCAGCACCGAGTCGATCGTGAACGCCTACGACCATCTGCAGGCCGGCTACGCCGACATCATCATCGCAGGCGGCTCGGAGGCGGCCATCCACCCGCTGCCGATCGCCTCGTTCGCCGCCATGCAGGCTCTCTCCAAGCGCAACGACGACCCGGCCACCGCCTCCCGGCCTTACGATCTCACCCGCGACGGCTTCGTGCTCGGCGAGGGCGGAGCAGCTCTGGTGCTCGAGACCGAGGAGCACGCGCTCGCCCGCGGCGCGAAGATCTACGCCGAGCTGCTCGGCGGCGCGGTCACGAGCGACGCCTACCACATCACTGCTCCCGACCCCGAGGGGTCTGCCGCGGCGCGTGCCATGATCGCGGCCGTGGCCAACGCCGGGTACTCGCTCGACGACGTGCAGCACATCAACGCGCACGCCACCTCGACGCCCGTGGGCGACATCGCGGAGTACAAGGCGCTGCTGCACACCTTCGGCGACCGCCTGCACGACATCCCGGTCTCGGCCACGAAGGCGTCGACCGGTCACCTCCTGGGTGGCGCTGGAGGCATCGAGGCGATCTTCACGGTGATGGCGCTGCACGACCGCCTCGCCCCGCCGACGATCAACCTCTCGGAGCAGGACCCCGACATCCCCCTCGACGTGGTGCGCGAGCCGCGGGCCCTGCCCGCCGGCGACGTCTTGGCGATCTCGAACTCCTTCGGCTTCGGCGGCCACAACGCGGTAGTGGCCTTCAAAACTGCCTAG
- a CDS encoding DUF3145 domain-containing protein: protein MAATVARGVVYVHSAPRALCPHIEWAAGRAIGRAVNFDWIEQPVLRGSQRADFFWEGAPGTGAAIASALRGWEHLRYEVTEDASDGTDGGRWMHTPDLGIFYAQVDNAGNTVIPEDRIRNAMESAGTNALDLHRELRLALGQAWDDELEPFRYASDMSPVIYLHRGVG, encoded by the coding sequence ATGGCGGCAACCGTTGCTCGCGGGGTGGTCTACGTCCACTCCGCCCCTCGCGCGCTCTGCCCACACATCGAGTGGGCTGCAGGTCGCGCTATCGGTCGTGCAGTGAACTTCGACTGGATCGAGCAGCCGGTGTTACGCGGATCGCAGCGAGCCGACTTCTTCTGGGAGGGCGCGCCCGGCACGGGAGCTGCCATCGCCTCGGCGTTGCGCGGCTGGGAGCACCTGCGCTACGAGGTCACCGAAGACGCGAGCGACGGCACCGACGGAGGTCGCTGGATGCATACCCCCGACCTCGGCATCTTCTACGCGCAGGTCGACAACGCGGGCAACACCGTCATTCCCGAAGACCGCATCCGCAACGCCATGGAGTCGGCAGGCACCAACGCCCTCGACCTGCACCGCGAACTCCGCCTGGCCCTCGGGCAGGCGTGGGACGACGAGCTCGAGCCCTTCCGCTACGCCAGCGACATGTCCCCGGTCATCTACCTCCACCGCGGGGTCGGCTAA
- a CDS encoding PadR family transcriptional regulator encodes MSIRSGILLVLCEADAYGLQIHGELEDRTDRRGRINVGQIYSTLDRLSSAGLVQASGATDDGLPLYGITPDGRRAAEEWLADTDVDSASAWTDLTFKVQLATSLGARSADLVDAYRQAWRRSLDTAVDDHSPASLARHRLAEAALGWLSDLESLPGGLEGLQRPLRNERPRRGRRPAPTPE; translated from the coding sequence ATGTCGATTCGCTCAGGCATCCTGCTCGTGTTGTGCGAAGCGGATGCCTACGGCCTGCAGATCCACGGCGAGCTCGAGGATCGCACCGACCGCCGAGGGCGCATCAACGTCGGCCAGATCTATTCCACGCTCGACCGCTTGTCGTCAGCGGGACTCGTGCAGGCATCCGGAGCCACGGATGACGGCCTGCCGCTCTACGGCATCACCCCCGACGGCCGCCGTGCCGCCGAGGAGTGGCTGGCCGACACCGACGTCGACTCCGCCTCGGCCTGGACCGACCTGACCTTCAAGGTACAGCTGGCCACCAGCCTCGGCGCCCGCTCGGCCGACCTCGTCGATGCCTACCGGCAGGCGTGGCGTCGCTCGCTGGACACTGCTGTCGACGACCACTCCCCTGCGTCTCTGGCCCGCCACCGGCTCGCCGAGGCTGCGCTCGGCTGGCTGAGCGACCTCGAGTCGCTCCCCGGCGGGTTGGAGGGGTTGCAGCGGCCGCTACGGAACGAGCGTCCCCGTCGGGGTCGTCGCCCGGCGCCGACGCCAGAGTGA
- a CDS encoding transglutaminase family protein, which yields MSASRRRSAAQLRREEKTGAWKSTLAVAVVIGAALIGLTPLLQGFGWWFATMAMVVLLLGVAATLRGRGVPEVSVVAITAIVWGALVVVIYAGSTLWFLLPTLSTLTDISGDLADARLSIAQQEVPAIADGAITQLIVMSVGLIAVITDELATGLRTPVLSGVGPLAVLSIAPIVRRTEPNVAVYVLTAVAFLAVIWCSSRIGADPPRVKTRPTVKGGRNPALAFGIAAGAVATMIVLPVITPGLTAESLADDGSGNRFPSVYATGIDPTIQLGRDLRRSDPVLSLTYTTTSTDGLYLKMVNLADFSGGVWQPELPLNAVGYDGQEFGTPPGLAQDVPLEEVDTTVSIASLRSDWLPLPYPTQRVDELNGSWLLTPTSFTVTDLQGDTRGLNYQVEGLDINPTAEQLAGAGAVVPDAVRDYLALPGDLPAVISSTAAEVTSGAATNYDRAVALQEYFRSGEFRYSLAAPVSGGYDGDNAEMIAAFLEAKEGYCVHFAASMAVMARTLGIPSRIAVGYAPGQAADRVAEGGRAAFEVYTDQLHAWPELYFDGIGWLPFEPTPGLDITPPDYSLPDYAQAGGAGTSADDESTGTATADPNAQRDDQQNAFGSLTPEQILMGQIRGWGTFAAVLGAIFVIGIGPWTVRWLRRRARLRRLATEPLPGTLAWTEFEDTLDDYRVQRSAGDTMFDLERRLRDDVDLPEPAIDRLRRQVEYEQYAPPGSADVVTRESIRSDVVVLISAIEGRAPTKERYRARLLPASLWRRRRATTPTGTLVP from the coding sequence ATGAGCGCCTCGCGCCGCCGCAGTGCGGCCCAGCTGCGCCGGGAGGAGAAGACGGGCGCCTGGAAGAGCACCCTCGCCGTCGCCGTGGTGATCGGTGCCGCGTTGATCGGGCTGACTCCGCTGCTCCAGGGCTTCGGCTGGTGGTTCGCCACGATGGCGATGGTCGTGCTGCTGCTGGGCGTCGCCGCCACCCTGCGTGGCCGGGGCGTGCCGGAGGTCTCGGTCGTGGCGATCACCGCGATCGTCTGGGGCGCTCTGGTCGTGGTGATCTACGCCGGATCGACCCTGTGGTTCCTATTGCCGACGCTCTCCACGCTCACCGACATCTCGGGCGACCTCGCGGATGCCCGCCTCTCGATCGCCCAACAGGAGGTTCCGGCGATCGCCGACGGTGCCATCACCCAGCTGATCGTGATGTCGGTGGGCCTCATCGCGGTCATCACCGACGAACTCGCGACCGGGCTCCGCACCCCCGTGTTGAGCGGCGTCGGGCCGCTCGCCGTGCTCTCCATCGCCCCGATCGTGCGGCGGACCGAACCGAACGTCGCCGTGTACGTGCTGACCGCCGTGGCGTTCCTGGCCGTGATCTGGTGCAGTTCGCGGATCGGGGCGGATCCGCCCCGGGTGAAGACGAGGCCCACGGTCAAGGGCGGCCGCAACCCGGCGCTCGCCTTCGGCATCGCGGCGGGTGCGGTGGCCACCATGATCGTGCTGCCGGTGATCACCCCGGGGCTCACGGCGGAGTCGCTGGCCGACGACGGGTCGGGCAACCGCTTCCCTTCGGTCTATGCCACGGGAATCGACCCCACCATCCAACTCGGTCGTGATCTGCGCCGAAGCGATCCCGTGCTCTCGCTCACCTACACGACGACCTCCACCGATGGTCTCTATCTCAAGATGGTGAACCTCGCCGACTTCTCCGGAGGGGTCTGGCAACCCGAGCTGCCTCTCAATGCCGTGGGATACGACGGACAGGAGTTCGGAACCCCACCGGGCCTCGCCCAGGACGTGCCGCTCGAGGAGGTCGACACGACCGTGTCGATCGCGTCGCTCCGCAGCGACTGGCTTCCCCTGCCGTATCCCACCCAGCGCGTGGATGAGCTCAACGGAAGCTGGTTGCTCACGCCGACGTCGTTCACCGTCACCGACCTCCAGGGCGACACCCGTGGGCTGAACTATCAGGTCGAGGGACTGGACATCAATCCGACCGCCGAACAGTTGGCGGGCGCCGGAGCGGTCGTGCCGGATGCGGTGCGCGACTACCTGGCGTTGCCCGGCGACCTGCCGGCCGTCATCTCCTCCACCGCAGCCGAGGTCACCAGTGGCGCGGCGACGAACTACGACCGGGCTGTGGCCCTGCAGGAGTACTTCCGCTCCGGCGAGTTCCGTTATTCCTTGGCGGCGCCGGTGTCGGGTGGCTACGACGGCGACAACGCCGAGATGATCGCGGCCTTCCTCGAGGCCAAGGAGGGGTACTGCGTGCACTTCGCGGCCTCCATGGCCGTCATGGCGCGCACCCTCGGCATCCCCTCGCGTATCGCCGTCGGATACGCGCCGGGTCAGGCGGCCGACCGTGTCGCGGAGGGCGGCCGGGCGGCGTTCGAGGTCTACACCGATCAGTTGCACGCCTGGCCGGAACTGTACTTCGACGGCATCGGCTGGTTGCCGTTCGAGCCGACCCCGGGGCTCGACATCACGCCTCCCGACTACAGCCTGCCCGACTACGCCCAGGCGGGAGGCGCAGGCACGTCGGCAGACGACGAGAGCACCGGCACCGCGACGGCGGATCCGAACGCCCAGCGCGACGACCAGCAGAACGCGTTCGGCTCGCTCACCCCCGAGCAGATCCTGATGGGGCAGATCCGCGGCTGGGGCACCTTCGCCGCGGTGCTCGGCGCGATCTTCGTGATCGGCATCGGGCCGTGGACCGTGCGCTGGCTGCGCCGGAGGGCACGACTCCGTCGGCTCGCCACCGAACCGCTGCCGGGCACGCTCGCCTGGACGGAGTTCGAAGACACCCTCGACGACTACCGGGTGCAGCGCTCGGCAGGCGACACCATGTTCGACCTGGAGCGCCGACTGCGCGACGACGTCGATCTGCCGGAGCCGGCCATCGACCGACTGCGCCGGCAGGTGGAGTACGAGCAATACGCTCCGCCCGGGTCGGCCGACGTCGTGACGCGGGAAAGCATCCGGAGCGACGTGGTGGTGCTGATCAGCGCGATCGAAGGCCGCGCGCCGACCAAGGAGCGGTATCGCGCGCGCCTGCTGCCGGCGTCACTCTGGCGTCGGCGCCGGGCGACGACCCCGACGGGGACGCTCGTTCCGTAG
- a CDS encoding DUF58 domain-containing protein has product MARPRSTSTVPRLTVRGWGLVAASIVAFVLTQVFRRQEIAYLACFLLAVPVFSLAWVALRRVALKVRRRFSPESGSVNQTVTATIFVQNWGSLRSPAAVWVEKAEAPLRSSDPTALPTLPGYTSSTLDEPALHQLRYRLDTSYRGAHQIGPFEVTLTDPFGCAIRRVRFGGTDTVLVTPTVYDLARIDLRLSTGDGAEQVSRRLVGAGEQDVIARKYLPGDSMRRVHWPATAKHGELMVRQDDQRNDQDAVIVLDAHSFARDSATRWKSGSDDDADPAFEWAVSAVGSVAVHLMNEGYGVRLVGHAPGRVSDDDEVFSAPQGLSRAVRDLAFATREALHDPLDFREAVEAAALTSPDAPPVFAIVSTAPGAADRIRQLAAMSSHPIAFVVGGDAAAGRAGLGTDRTVATELRAAGWSVLECGAHDDLPSLWKALGDARGIG; this is encoded by the coding sequence ATGGCCCGGCCGCGATCCACCAGCACCGTTCCGCGCCTCACGGTGCGGGGGTGGGGACTCGTCGCGGCCTCGATCGTGGCCTTCGTGCTCACGCAGGTGTTCCGGCGGCAGGAGATCGCCTACCTGGCCTGCTTCCTGCTCGCGGTGCCGGTGTTCTCCCTCGCCTGGGTGGCGTTGCGCCGGGTCGCCCTGAAGGTGCGGCGGCGGTTCTCGCCCGAATCCGGGTCGGTGAATCAGACGGTGACGGCCACGATCTTCGTGCAGAACTGGGGCAGCCTCCGCAGCCCCGCAGCGGTCTGGGTCGAGAAGGCCGAGGCGCCGCTGCGCTCGAGCGATCCGACCGCGCTGCCGACGCTGCCGGGCTACACCTCGTCGACCCTCGATGAGCCGGCCCTGCACCAGTTGCGGTACCGGCTCGACACCTCCTACCGCGGGGCGCACCAGATCGGCCCGTTCGAAGTGACGCTGACCGATCCGTTCGGCTGCGCCATCCGCCGGGTGCGATTCGGCGGCACCGACACGGTGCTGGTGACGCCGACCGTCTACGACCTGGCCCGCATCGATCTGCGTCTGTCGACGGGAGACGGCGCCGAGCAGGTCTCGCGCCGACTGGTCGGGGCGGGGGAGCAGGACGTGATCGCCCGCAAGTACCTGCCGGGCGACTCGATGCGCCGGGTGCACTGGCCGGCGACGGCCAAGCACGGCGAACTGATGGTGCGGCAAGACGACCAGCGCAACGACCAGGACGCGGTGATCGTGCTCGACGCCCACTCCTTCGCACGCGACAGCGCCACGCGCTGGAAGTCCGGCTCCGACGACGACGCCGATCCGGCCTTCGAATGGGCCGTCAGCGCGGTGGGGTCGGTGGCGGTGCACCTCATGAACGAGGGTTACGGCGTGCGCCTCGTCGGCCACGCGCCGGGGCGCGTCTCCGACGACGACGAGGTGTTCTCGGCACCGCAGGGCCTCTCCCGCGCCGTGCGCGATCTGGCGTTCGCGACCCGTGAAGCGCTCCACGATCCGCTCGACTTCCGCGAAGCCGTCGAGGCCGCAGCACTGACGTCTCCGGATGCGCCACCCGTGTTCGCGATCGTCTCGACCGCCCCGGGTGCCGCCGACCGCATCCGGCAACTGGCAGCGATGTCGTCGCATCCGATCGCCTTCGTCGTGGGCGGCGACGCCGCTGCCGGCCGCGCGGGTCTCGGCACCGATCGCACCGTGGCCACCGAGCTCCGTGCCGCCGGGTGGTCGGTGCTCGAGTGCGGCGCGCACGACGACCTGCCCTCGCTCTGGAAGGCGCTGGGCGACGCGCGGGGGATCGGATGA
- a CDS encoding AAA family ATPase, whose amino-acid sequence MTPESTASAVTGTQSAPSSNAPLSLAEFDEYAGAIMSNLESVIDGKTEAATLALIVLVAEGHLLVEDVPGVGKTTLAKALATSVGCSVARIQFTPDLLPSDVTGVSIYNQVDHAFEFKRGAVFANIVIADEINRASPKTQSALLECMEEGQVSLDGTTHPLDRPFIVVATQNPIEMEGTYALPEAQRDRFMARISMGYPDAAAELSMLHQRELASPLDKLTAVVDKQQLHAMIETARSVYVSRAVESYVVSIVQATRVHPEFRLGASPRGTLHLVRAAKVLAALNGREFVVPDDVNELVVPVLAHRIVATRRAASDSRGGGSQAIADALRAIVASTPVPLNRSRSV is encoded by the coding sequence ATGACCCCCGAATCCACCGCCTCCGCCGTCACCGGCACACAGAGCGCGCCGAGTTCGAACGCGCCGCTCAGTCTGGCCGAGTTCGACGAGTACGCCGGCGCCATCATGTCGAACCTCGAGAGCGTGATCGACGGCAAGACCGAGGCGGCGACCCTCGCCTTGATCGTGCTGGTCGCCGAGGGGCACCTGTTGGTCGAAGACGTGCCCGGGGTGGGCAAGACAACGCTGGCGAAGGCGCTGGCGACGAGCGTCGGATGCTCGGTCGCGCGCATCCAGTTCACTCCCGATCTGCTGCCCTCCGACGTCACGGGCGTCTCGATCTACAACCAGGTCGACCACGCCTTCGAGTTCAAACGCGGTGCGGTGTTCGCGAACATCGTGATCGCCGACGAGATCAACCGTGCCTCCCCGAAGACCCAGTCGGCGCTGCTGGAGTGCATGGAGGAGGGGCAGGTCTCGCTCGACGGCACGACACATCCGCTCGACCGGCCGTTCATCGTGGTGGCCACGCAGAACCCGATCGAGATGGAGGGCACCTATGCCCTGCCCGAGGCGCAGCGCGATCGGTTCATGGCCCGCATCTCGATGGGGTATCCGGATGCCGCGGCCGAGCTCTCCATGCTGCACCAGCGCGAACTCGCCAGCCCTCTCGACAAGCTGACCGCCGTCGTCGACAAGCAGCAGTTGCACGCCATGATCGAGACGGCCCGCTCGGTCTACGTCAGCCGGGCCGTGGAGTCGTATGTGGTGTCGATCGTGCAGGCGACGCGGGTGCACCCCGAGTTCCGGCTCGGTGCGAGCCCGCGCGGCACGCTGCACCTGGTGCGGGCGGCGAAGGTGCTGGCGGCGCTGAACGGTCGCGAATTCGTGGTGCCCGACGACGTGAACGAGTTGGTGGTGCCGGTGCTCGCGCATCGAATCGTCGCCACGCGGCGGGCGGCGAGCGACAGCCGGGGTGGCGGATCGCAGGCGATCGCGGATGCGCTGCGGGCGATCGTGGCGTCGACCCCCGTGCCGCTGAACCGTTCGCGCTCGGTCTGA